One segment of Clostridium ljungdahlii DSM 13528 DNA contains the following:
- a CDS encoding aconitate hydratase, with the protein MGLNASQKIIKNHLVKGKMIVGEEIAIKIDRTLTQDSTGTMAYLQFEALGINRVKTKKSVAYIDHNILQSGPENADDHLYIQTVAKKHGIYFSRPGNGICHQVNLERFGVPGDTLLGSDSHTPTGGGIGMLAIGAGGLDVAVAMGGGEYYINMPKIVKVNLRGKLSPWVTAKDIILEMLRRCTVKGGVGKIFEYVGEGVKTLSVPERATITNMGAELGATTSIFPSDDTVRDFLKAQGRVKDFSYVQPDADAVYDEEMEINLSTLEPMVACPHSPDKVVPVSQLKDVKVNQVCIGSCTNSSFVDMMKVAHILKGKTVNENVSLTISPGSKQVLNMIAQNGGLASMVGSGARILESACGPCIGMGQSPSTDAVSLRTFNRNFEGRSGTRSAKIYLVSPEIAAASAIKGYIADPRELGEPIYIEMPDEFLVEDNMIAPPDETGDNIKVVRGPNIKPFPKAKSCENITCGKVLTKVGDNITTDHIMPSNAKLLPYRSNIPHLAEYCLTPCDEDFPKKAKENGGGIIVAGSNYGQGSSREHAALAPLYLGVKAVLAKSFARIHRANLINNGIIPLVFENEDDYDKIDVMDELVIEDTLKQIKNDVVTVKNKNRNEEYKMVFNVTDRQRDMIKFGGLLNMMKENNK; encoded by the coding sequence ATGGGATTAAATGCATCACAAAAAATTATAAAAAATCATTTGGTTAAAGGTAAAATGATAGTAGGAGAGGAAATAGCTATAAAAATAGATAGAACACTTACCCAGGATTCAACTGGAACTATGGCTTATCTTCAATTTGAAGCACTTGGAATAAATAGAGTGAAAACTAAAAAATCTGTAGCTTATATAGATCACAATATACTTCAATCAGGTCCAGAAAATGCAGATGATCATCTTTACATTCAGACTGTGGCAAAAAAACATGGCATATATTTTTCAAGACCTGGAAATGGAATATGCCATCAAGTTAATCTTGAAAGATTTGGAGTGCCTGGGGATACCCTTTTGGGTTCAGACAGTCATACACCTACAGGCGGAGGTATAGGAATGCTTGCCATTGGTGCTGGTGGATTAGATGTAGCAGTAGCTATGGGCGGTGGAGAATATTATATAAATATGCCTAAGATAGTAAAAGTTAACTTGAGGGGTAAGTTAAGTCCCTGGGTTACAGCAAAAGACATTATTTTAGAAATGCTTAGAAGATGCACAGTTAAAGGTGGAGTAGGGAAGATATTTGAGTATGTGGGAGAAGGAGTGAAAACTTTATCTGTACCCGAAAGAGCGACAATAACAAATATGGGAGCAGAACTTGGAGCTACTACTTCCATATTCCCAAGTGATGATACAGTACGCGATTTCTTAAAAGCCCAGGGAAGGGTAAAGGATTTTTCGTATGTTCAGCCGGATGCAGATGCAGTTTATGATGAAGAAATGGAAATAAATTTATCTACTCTTGAGCCTATGGTAGCCTGTCCGCATAGTCCAGATAAAGTTGTACCAGTATCCCAGCTTAAAGATGTTAAAGTAAATCAGGTATGTATAGGAAGTTGTACTAATTCTTCTTTTGTAGATATGATGAAGGTTGCACATATATTAAAGGGAAAAACAGTTAATGAAAATGTATCACTTACTATATCACCGGGTTCAAAGCAGGTTTTAAACATGATTGCTCAAAATGGAGGACTTGCATCTATGGTAGGGTCAGGGGCTAGAATACTTGAAAGTGCCTGTGGACCTTGTATAGGTATGGGACAGTCACCATCTACAGATGCAGTATCACTTAGAACGTTTAATAGAAATTTTGAAGGAAGATCTGGAACAAGATCAGCTAAAATTTATCTTGTAAGTCCTGAAATTGCAGCTGCATCTGCAATAAAAGGCTATATTGCAGATCCAAGAGAACTGGGAGAACCTATTTATATTGAGATGCCAGATGAATTTCTTGTAGAAGATAATATGATTGCTCCTCCTGATGAAACAGGAGATAACATTAAGGTAGTTAGAGGCCCTAATATAAAGCCTTTTCCAAAGGCAAAGTCTTGTGAGAATATAACTTGTGGCAAAGTACTTACAAAAGTTGGAGATAATATAACTACGGACCATATAATGCCGTCAAATGCAAAATTGCTTCCTTATAGGTCAAACATACCTCATTTAGCTGAATACTGCTTGACTCCTTGTGATGAAGATTTTCCTAAAAAAGCAAAGGAAAATGGAGGAGGAATTATTGTAGCTGGAAGTAACTATGGTCAGGGTTCCAGTAGGGAACATGCTGCACTTGCTCCTCTTTATCTTGGAGTAAAGGCAGTTCTTGCTAAATCTTTTGCTAGAATTCATAGGGCAAATTTAATAAATAATGGAATAATACCTTTAGTTTTTGAAAATGAAGATGATTATGACAAGATAGATGTTATGGATGAACTGGTTATAGAAGATACTTTAAAACAAATTAAGAATGATGTAGTTACTGTGAAAAATAAGAATAGAAATGAAGAATACAAAATGGTATTTAATGTTACGGACAGACAGAGAGATATGATAAAGTTTGGTGGACTTTTAAATATGATGAAAGAAAATAACAAGTGA
- a CDS encoding homocysteine S-methyltransferase family protein, with amino-acid sequence MLFKDLLNKFSNKFVFFDGAMGTMLQRAGLKVGELPETLNITNSEIIRKVHREYLNAGSDIIITNTFGANELKYSSSDYTIKDVITAGVKIAKEEAKDKLVALDIGPTGQVMEPTGSLSFESAYELFKSQVIIGEKAGADIILIETMSDLYEAKAAILAAKENSSLPIFCTMTFQQDGRTLMGTDPKTMVFVLESLGVDALGVNCSLGPGELQDIVDEILKYSSIPVIVQPNAGLPKYDGENTIYDITSDEFAENVVIMAKKGVRFFGGCCGTSPEFIKTMVKSLKNIVPLDIKEKNYTTVCSARDTVFLGNRIKFIGERINPTGRDIYKKELKEGKVNFIQKEAVKQKEEGAHILGLNVGLPEINEVQTMKEAVKAIQKVVQLPIDIDSPNPKVLEAGVRVYNGKPIINSVNGRKKCMEEVFPIVKKYGGCVIALTIDENGIPDTAEGRVKIAEKIIKTAENYGIKRKDIIVDCLTLTASAQQKEVLETIKAIKILKEQFGVKTTLGVSNISYGLPRRCILNRTFLALALQAGLDLPIINTADKGVKDIISAFEVLTNIDKEGKEYVKKYSGKSEGEKAKWGSDIPNSGENDKNLKQTIIDGMEEEAVELTCKLLKSKKAVDIVNSYIIPALDEVGVQYENKDIFLPQLIQSAETVKQAFEIIKKDMLKSGENKISRGKIILATVKGDIHDIGKNIVKVLLENYGFEVIDLGRDVDISEVVDAIIKNNVKLVGLSALMTTTVSNMKKTIDAIRDKGLQCKVVVGGAVLNQNYADMIGADYYAKDARETVKIAEELFSV; translated from the coding sequence ATGTTATTTAAAGATTTATTAAATAAGTTTAGTAACAAATTTGTTTTTTTTGATGGAGCTATGGGAACCATGCTTCAAAGAGCAGGACTTAAAGTAGGTGAACTTCCAGAAACATTAAATATAACAAATTCAGAGATTATAAGAAAAGTACATAGGGAATATTTAAACGCAGGATCAGATATCATAATAACAAATACTTTTGGTGCTAATGAACTTAAGTATAGTTCTTCTGATTATACAATAAAAGATGTAATTACAGCTGGAGTAAAAATTGCAAAGGAAGAGGCAAAGGATAAATTAGTAGCACTTGATATAGGACCTACAGGACAAGTTATGGAGCCTACAGGAAGTTTAAGTTTTGAATCTGCATATGAATTATTTAAAAGTCAAGTAATTATAGGGGAAAAAGCGGGAGCAGATATAATTCTAATAGAAACTATGTCTGATTTGTACGAAGCAAAGGCAGCTATTCTTGCGGCAAAAGAAAATAGTTCTCTTCCAATATTTTGTACAATGACTTTCCAGCAGGATGGAAGAACTCTAATGGGAACAGATCCAAAAACTATGGTATTTGTGCTTGAATCGTTGGGGGTGGATGCCCTTGGAGTGAATTGTTCCTTGGGACCGGGAGAATTGCAAGATATTGTAGATGAAATCTTAAAGTATTCTTCTATACCCGTTATAGTTCAGCCTAATGCAGGACTCCCAAAGTATGATGGCGAAAATACGATTTATGATATAACTTCAGATGAATTTGCAGAAAATGTAGTGATTATGGCAAAAAAAGGAGTTAGGTTTTTTGGAGGATGTTGTGGAACAAGTCCTGAATTTATAAAAACTATGGTAAAAAGTTTGAAAAATATAGTACCTTTAGATATAAAAGAAAAAAATTATACCACAGTGTGTTCAGCCAGGGATACTGTGTTCCTAGGTAATAGGATAAAATTTATAGGGGAGAGAATTAATCCTACAGGTAGAGATATTTATAAGAAAGAGCTTAAGGAAGGAAAGGTAAATTTTATACAGAAAGAAGCAGTGAAGCAAAAAGAAGAAGGAGCACATATACTTGGGCTTAATGTAGGACTACCTGAGATTAATGAAGTTCAAACTATGAAAGAAGCAGTAAAAGCAATACAAAAAGTAGTACAATTACCTATAGATATAGACAGTCCAAATCCTAAAGTGTTAGAGGCTGGAGTTAGAGTTTATAACGGTAAACCTATAATAAATTCAGTAAATGGTAGAAAAAAGTGCATGGAAGAAGTATTTCCAATAGTAAAGAAGTATGGAGGCTGTGTTATAGCCTTAACTATAGACGAAAATGGAATACCTGATACTGCAGAGGGTAGGGTAAAGATTGCAGAAAAGATAATCAAAACTGCCGAAAACTATGGAATCAAGAGAAAGGATATAATAGTTGATTGTCTTACGCTAACTGCATCTGCTCAACAAAAGGAAGTGCTTGAGACAATAAAGGCCATAAAGATTCTAAAGGAACAATTTGGAGTAAAGACTACTCTTGGTGTAAGTAATATATCCTATGGACTACCTAGAAGATGTATATTAAATAGAACTTTTCTTGCACTTGCTCTTCAGGCAGGACTTGACTTGCCAATAATAAATACAGCAGACAAAGGCGTGAAAGATATTATTTCAGCTTTTGAGGTTTTAACAAACATAGATAAAGAAGGAAAGGAATATGTAAAAAAATATAGCGGTAAATCTGAAGGTGAAAAAGCAAAATGGGGAAGCGATATTCCTAATTCAGGTGAAAATGATAAAAATCTAAAACAGACCATTATTGATGGAATGGAAGAGGAAGCAGTAGAGTTAACTTGTAAGCTTTTGAAAAGTAAGAAGGCAGTAGATATAGTAAATTCTTATATAATTCCAGCGTTAGATGAGGTAGGTGTACAATATGAGAACAAGGATATATTTTTACCACAGTTAATACAATCAGCTGAAACTGTAAAACAAGCTTTTGAAATAATAAAGAAAGATATGCTTAAAAGTGGCGAAAATAAGATATCCAGGGGAAAAATAATACTTGCTACTGTTAAAGGAGATATACATGATATAGGAAAAAATATAGTTAAAGTGCTTTTGGAGAATTATGGATTTGAAGTTATAGATTTGGGAAGAGATGTAGATATTAGTGAAGTAGTAGATGCTATAATAAAAAATAACGTAAAGTTAGTAGGACTCAGTGCACTTATGACAACCACCGTAAGTAATATGAAAAAGACTATAGATGCTATAAGAGATAAGGGGCTTCAATGTAAAGTTGTAGTAGGTGGAGCAGTATTAAATCAAAATTATGCAGATATGATAGGTGCAGATTATTATGCTAAGGATGCTAGAGAAACTGTAAAGATAGCAGAAGAATTATTTTCAGTTTAG
- a CDS encoding O-acetylhomoserine aminocarboxypropyltransferase/cysteine synthase family protein, protein MSEERKLGFETLQVHAGQVPDPTTGARAVPIYQTTSFVFKDADEAADFFQLKKPGNVYARIMNPTEDVFEQRVAALEGGSAGLATSSGLAAILYAVLNVASAGDNIVAASTLYGGTYELFSVTLKKLGIDVTFVDPDDPENIRKAITDKTKAVYAETIGNPRINVLDIEAVANIAHENKIPLIIDNTFGTPYLVRPIEYGADVVVHSATKFIGGHGTTLGGIIVDGGKFDWAASGKFPDFTTPDESYNGLVYADLGPTAFATKARVQLLRNTGATLSPQSAFYFLLGLESLSLRVERHVENTRKVVEFLSKHPKVAWVNYPELDGSPYKELAKKYLPKGAGSIFTFGIKGGSEAGKKFINSVKLFSLLANVADAKSLVIHPASTTHAELNEEQQKAAGVTPDLIRLSIGVENIDDIIYDLDQALAKA, encoded by the coding sequence ATGAGTGAAGAAAGAAAATTAGGATTTGAAACATTACAAGTACATGCAGGCCAGGTGCCTGACCCAACTACAGGTGCAAGAGCAGTTCCAATTTACCAGACTACATCCTTTGTATTTAAAGATGCCGATGAAGCCGCAGACTTTTTCCAGCTTAAAAAACCAGGAAATGTTTATGCCAGAATAATGAACCCAACAGAAGACGTATTTGAACAAAGAGTAGCAGCCCTTGAAGGCGGCAGCGCAGGCCTTGCTACATCTTCCGGACTTGCAGCAATACTTTACGCTGTATTAAATGTAGCAAGTGCAGGAGACAATATAGTTGCAGCTAGCACACTTTATGGTGGAACTTATGAATTGTTTTCAGTAACCTTGAAAAAGTTAGGAATTGATGTAACTTTTGTAGATCCCGATGACCCTGAAAACATCAGAAAAGCTATTACAGATAAAACTAAAGCAGTTTATGCAGAAACAATAGGTAACCCTAGAATCAATGTTTTGGATATAGAAGCTGTAGCAAACATAGCCCATGAAAACAAAATTCCTCTTATTATAGATAATACTTTTGGAACTCCTTATCTAGTAAGACCTATAGAATATGGTGCAGACGTAGTTGTTCATTCTGCAACTAAATTTATAGGTGGTCACGGGACTACTTTAGGCGGAATTATAGTAGATGGTGGAAAATTTGACTGGGCAGCAAGCGGAAAATTTCCTGACTTTACAACACCTGATGAAAGCTATAATGGGCTTGTATATGCAGATCTTGGACCTACAGCTTTTGCTACAAAAGCCAGAGTACAACTTTTAAGAAACACAGGCGCAACACTAAGTCCACAAAGTGCTTTTTATTTCTTACTTGGACTTGAATCACTTTCTCTTAGAGTAGAGAGACATGTAGAAAATACACGAAAAGTAGTTGAATTTTTAAGTAAACATCCAAAAGTTGCATGGGTAAACTATCCTGAACTTGATGGAAGTCCATACAAAGAATTAGCTAAGAAATACCTTCCAAAAGGGGCAGGTTCAATATTTACCTTTGGAATAAAAGGTGGATCTGAAGCAGGAAAGAAATTTATAAACAGCGTTAAATTGTTCTCCTTACTTGCAAATGTAGCAGATGCAAAATCATTAGTAATTCACCCTGCAAGTACAACTCATGCAGAGTTAAATGAAGAACAACAAAAAGCTGCTGGAGTTACTCCAGACCTTATAAGGCTTTCAATAGGTGTGGAAAATATTGATGACATTATATACGATTTGGATCAGGCTCTTGCAAAAGCTTGA
- a CDS encoding ComEC/Rec2 family competence protein encodes MKFIKKYFNILSIVFIFIFLMSGCTNNTNSNTNSNYSGLKVHYIDVGQGDSELIQVNGKNLLIDAGPNESRDKLMSYLNKQNIKKLDYVIATHPDEDHIGGMGNVIKKYTVNKFYTPKKIVNTKTFEYMIQQLKNKNMKIDAPTPGLQLDLGKNTTAEILAPNSKSYPDTNNYSVVLKLTYGNTKFLFTGDAEKTSEMEMIDKNYDLSADVLKVGHHGSSSSTSQQFLDKVNPKIAVISCGKNNKYGHPHKKTINKLKKKNIQIYRTDISGTIILTSNGTKISKQD; translated from the coding sequence ATGAAATTTATAAAAAAATACTTTAATATACTATCAATCGTATTTATTTTCATATTTCTAATGTCAGGATGTACAAATAATACTAATTCAAATACTAATTCCAACTACAGTGGACTTAAAGTTCATTATATAGATGTAGGACAAGGAGATAGTGAATTAATACAAGTAAATGGAAAAAACCTTTTGATAGATGCTGGCCCAAATGAAAGTAGAGACAAATTGATGTCTTATTTAAATAAACAAAATATTAAAAAACTTGACTATGTAATTGCAACCCATCCTGATGAAGATCACATAGGTGGCATGGGAAATGTAATAAAAAAATACACTGTTAATAAGTTTTATACTCCTAAAAAAATAGTTAATACAAAAACTTTTGAGTATATGATTCAACAATTAAAAAATAAAAATATGAAAATAGATGCTCCAACTCCTGGATTACAGTTAGACTTAGGTAAAAATACAACTGCAGAAATACTTGCACCTAATAGTAAGAGTTATCCAGATACAAATAATTATTCAGTAGTATTAAAACTAACTTATGGAAATACCAAATTTCTTTTTACAGGGGATGCAGAAAAAACAAGTGAAATGGAAATGATAGATAAAAATTATGATCTATCAGCTGATGTACTAAAAGTTGGTCATCATGGTAGTTCAAGCTCCACTTCACAACAATTTCTGGATAAAGTTAATCCTAAAATAGCAGTAATAAGTTGCGGAAAAAATAATAAATATGGACATCCACATAAAAAGACAATAAATAAACTTAAAAAGAAAAATATACAAATATATAGAACCGATATAAGTGGAACAATCATTCTCACTAGTAATGGCACTAAGATAAGTAAACAAGACTAA
- a CDS encoding 2-isopropylmalate synthase, with protein MKKSSYEYKLNNVDSPNFYKNIFPYDEIPKINFNGVQIPKDLPENIYITDTTFRDGQQSMPPYTTEQIIRIFDYLHNLDNNSGIIKQTEFFLYTEKDRKAAQVCMERGYEFPEVTSWIRANKEDFKLVKQMGIKETGMLMSCSDYHIFKKLRKTRKETMDMYLGIVKEALDNGIRPRCHLEDITRADFYGFVVPLVNKLMELSKQSGIPIKIRACDTLGLGVSYSGVELPRSVQAIMYGLRNNCGVPSECIEWHGHNDFYAVVNNSTTAWLYGASAVNTSFLGIGERTGNCPLEAMIFEYGQIKGNTKNMKLEVITELSEYFKKEMEYAVPPRTPFVGKEFNVTRAGIHADGILKDEEIYNIFDTDKILGRPVVVAVNQYSGHAGIAAWINTYYRLKDEEKIDKWDTRIAKIKEWVDEQYKAGRTSIIGNDELELLVDKMLPDISQKKEERAS; from the coding sequence ATGAAAAAAAGTTCCTATGAATATAAATTAAATAATGTAGATAGTCCCAATTTTTATAAAAATATATTTCCCTATGATGAAATTCCAAAAATAAATTTTAATGGAGTACAAATACCTAAAGACTTACCTGAAAATATATATATTACGGATACTACATTTAGAGATGGCCAGCAGTCAATGCCTCCGTATACTACAGAACAGATAATTAGAATTTTTGATTATCTTCATAATTTGGATAATAATTCGGGAATAATAAAACAGACGGAATTTTTTTTATACACAGAGAAGGATAGGAAAGCTGCTCAAGTATGTATGGAAAGAGGATATGAATTCCCGGAGGTTACTTCATGGATAAGGGCTAATAAAGAAGATTTTAAGTTGGTAAAACAAATGGGAATTAAAGAAACGGGAATGCTTATGTCTTGTTCAGATTATCATATATTTAAAAAGTTGAGAAAGACTAGAAAAGAAACTATGGATATGTATTTAGGTATAGTTAAAGAAGCTTTGGATAATGGAATTCGTCCAAGATGTCATCTAGAAGATATAACCAGGGCTGATTTTTATGGATTTGTAGTTCCACTTGTAAATAAGTTAATGGAATTATCGAAACAATCAGGTATTCCTATAAAAATAAGAGCCTGTGATACCCTTGGACTAGGAGTATCTTATAGTGGAGTGGAATTACCAAGAAGCGTACAGGCTATTATGTATGGTCTTAGGAACAATTGTGGTGTTCCTTCAGAATGTATAGAATGGCATGGACACAATGATTTTTATGCAGTAGTAAATAATTCTACAACAGCTTGGCTATATGGTGCATCAGCTGTAAATACTTCATTTTTAGGAATTGGAGAGAGAACAGGAAACTGCCCACTAGAAGCTATGATATTTGAATATGGACAGATAAAAGGAAATACTAAAAATATGAAACTTGAGGTTATAACGGAATTATCAGAGTATTTTAAAAAAGAAATGGAATATGCAGTTCCACCTAGAACCCCTTTTGTGGGAAAAGAATTTAATGTAACTAGAGCTGGAATACATGCAGATGGAATATTAAAAGATGAAGAAATCTATAATATATTTGATACGGATAAAATTTTAGGAAGGCCAGTTGTAGTAGCTGTAAATCAATATTCCGGTCACGCTGGAATTGCAGCCTGGATTAATACCTATTATAGATTAAAAGATGAAGAAAAAATTGATAAATGGGATACTAGAATTGCTAAAATTAAAGAATGGGTGGATGAACAATATAAAGCAGGAAGAACTAGCATAATAGGAAATGATGAACTAGAATTATTAGTTGATAAGATGCTGCCAGATATTTCACAAAAAAAAGAAGAAAGAGCTAGCTAG
- a CDS encoding lysophospholipid acyltransferase family protein: MLKTFLFYVVFFLYMVYSLVKKLKLDRIRKSGSEKEAENYIYIAVKKWSNFILKLINASVKVTGTENIPQVPCLFVSNHQGFLDIPIILSSLDRTVGFIAKKELTKFKLVSYWMKQINCIFINRNDIRESIKSINKGSELLNNGHSMVIFPEGTRSKGPRIGEFKKGSLKLALKSKVPIVPIAIDGSYKLREGNAHSMIKSANVNITICKPIYTDSLSREERESLADNIKSEISKHIYLEN, from the coding sequence ATGTTAAAAACTTTTTTATTTTATGTAGTTTTTTTCTTGTACATGGTCTATTCATTAGTTAAAAAATTGAAGTTAGACAGAATTAGAAAAAGTGGTTCTGAAAAAGAAGCTGAAAATTATATATATATAGCTGTGAAAAAATGGTCTAATTTTATATTAAAGCTTATAAATGCATCTGTAAAAGTAACCGGTACAGAAAACATTCCACAGGTTCCCTGCCTTTTTGTTTCAAACCATCAAGGTTTTTTAGATATACCTATAATACTATCTTCTTTAGACAGGACTGTAGGATTTATAGCTAAAAAAGAACTAACGAAGTTCAAATTAGTTTCTTACTGGATGAAACAAATTAATTGTATTTTTATAAATAGAAATGATATAAGAGAATCAATAAAATCTATAAATAAAGGTAGTGAACTATTAAATAATGGACATAGTATGGTAATATTTCCTGAAGGCACCAGAAGTAAAGGCCCTAGAATAGGAGAATTTAAAAAGGGAAGTTTAAAACTGGCTTTAAAATCTAAAGTACCTATAGTTCCAATTGCTATAGATGGAAGTTATAAACTAAGAGAGGGAAATGCTCATTCTATGATAAAATCTGCAAATGTAAATATAACTATATGTAAGCCAATTTATACAGATTCTCTTTCGAGAGAAGAGAGAGAATCTTTAGCAGATAACATAAAATCAGAAATAAGTAAACATATTTATTTAGAAAATTAA
- a CDS encoding isocitrate/isopropylmalate dehydrogenase family protein — MTHKVTLIKGDGIGPEICEAVKKVINKSGADIDWEILEAGASILDKYGTPIPDNIIESIKKNKVALKAPVTTPVGKGFKSVNVTLRKKLNLYANIRPIKTYSGVKCRYDNVDLVIFRENTEDLYAGIEHMINDEIAESVKIISKKASERIVEAAFQYAIKNGRKKVTAVHKANIMKLSDGLFLKTAEKVAEKYKGIQFESVIVDAMSMKLVLNPEDYDVLVMPNLYGDILSDMASGLIGGLGLVPGANIGEDAAVFEAAHGSAPDIAGQNKANPTAIILSGVMMLNYLGETEAANKIEIAIESVLREGKYLTEDLGGNATTTVFTKAIIEKIENCN; from the coding sequence ATGACGCATAAAGTTACTCTTATTAAAGGTGATGGTATAGGACCAGAAATTTGTGAAGCTGTAAAAAAAGTTATAAATAAGAGTGGGGCAGATATTGACTGGGAAATACTTGAGGCTGGAGCTTCAATTTTGGATAAATATGGTACACCAATACCAGATAATATTATAGAAAGTATAAAGAAAAATAAAGTAGCACTTAAAGCACCAGTTACTACCCCTGTTGGAAAAGGATTTAAAAGTGTCAATGTAACTCTTAGAAAAAAATTAAATCTATATGCAAACATAAGGCCTATAAAAACTTATTCTGGAGTAAAATGTAGATATGATAATGTGGATCTTGTAATATTTAGAGAAAATACAGAAGATTTGTATGCAGGGATTGAGCATATGATAAATGATGAAATAGCAGAAAGCGTTAAAATAATATCTAAAAAGGCAAGTGAAAGAATAGTAGAGGCAGCTTTTCAGTATGCAATTAAAAATGGAAGAAAGAAAGTTACGGCAGTTCACAAGGCTAATATAATGAAACTTTCAGATGGACTTTTTTTAAAAACAGCTGAAAAAGTAGCGGAAAAATATAAAGGTATTCAATTTGAAAGTGTAATAGTAGATGCTATGAGTATGAAACTTGTACTCAATCCAGAGGACTATGATGTACTTGTTATGCCTAATTTATATGGAGATATTTTATCAGATATGGCATCAGGACTTATAGGCGGGCTTGGATTAGTACCAGGGGCTAATATAGGAGAAGATGCAGCAGTGTTTGAAGCTGCCCATGGTTCGGCTCCGGATATTGCAGGACAGAATAAAGCAAATCCAACGGCTATAATACTTTCGGGAGTTATGATGCTTAACTATTTAGGTGAAACAGAAGCGGCAAATAAAATTGAGATAGCTATAGAATCTGTACTTAGAGAAGGTAAATATTTAACAGAGGATTTAGGAGGAAATGCTACTACTACTGTATTTACTAAAGCTATTATAGAGAAAATTGAAAATTGTAATTAA
- a CDS encoding DMT family transporter encodes MDTQITLKNNSRMKGILLVVSASMLWGVSGPVAQYLFQKKDISPEWLVDIRLLLSGSLLLIFLYLKNGKKIFNIWKSKYGRRNIIFFSIIGLIGVQYGYFASIKYGNAATATILQYLSPVIIVCYVSFKSKELPTLRETLSILLALLGTFLLITRGNIHSLAISNLALFWGVLSAFAAAFYVVQPVYIIKRWGCDIVIGWGMLLGGIFFSFVHPFWRIQGEYSTDSILAITFVVVFGTLVSFYWYLDSTRYIKASETSLLSCLEPMSATTVSILWLHTPFGIFDIIGSILILSTVLILSYNKKS; translated from the coding sequence ATGGATACTCAAATTACATTAAAAAACAATTCAAGGATGAAAGGGATACTACTAGTAGTATCCGCTTCTATGCTTTGGGGTGTTTCAGGACCTGTAGCTCAATATCTTTTTCAAAAAAAAGATATTAGTCCAGAATGGCTTGTAGATATTCGTCTTTTACTGTCAGGATCACTCCTACTTATATTTCTATACTTAAAGAATGGTAAAAAAATCTTTAATATATGGAAATCTAAATACGGTAGGAGAAACATAATTTTCTTTAGTATCATAGGATTAATAGGCGTACAATATGGTTATTTTGCATCGATTAAATATGGGAATGCTGCTACAGCTACAATACTTCAATATCTGAGTCCAGTAATAATTGTATGTTATGTGTCCTTTAAATCTAAAGAACTTCCTACCTTAAGGGAAACATTATCAATCCTGCTGGCTTTATTAGGTACGTTCTTACTCATTACTAGAGGTAATATACATAGCCTAGCCATCTCCAACTTAGCTTTATTCTGGGGAGTTTTATCAGCATTTGCTGCTGCATTTTATGTAGTTCAACCTGTATATATTATTAAAAGATGGGGGTGTGATATTGTAATTGGTTGGGGAATGCTTTTAGGTGGAATATTCTTTAGCTTCGTTCATCCTTTTTGGAGAATACAAGGAGAATACTCTACTGATTCAATTTTAGCAATTACTTTTGTAGTTGTTTTTGGAACCCTTGTTTCCTTCTATTGGTATTTGGATAGTACAAGGTACATTAAAGCTTCAGAAACAAGTTTACTTTCTTGTTTAGAACCTATGTCTGCAACTACAGTGTCAATACTATGGCTTCACACTCCTTTTGGTATATTTGATATTATAGGAAGTATACTTATTTTAAGTACAGTTTTAATCTTATCTTACAATAAAAAGTCATAA